One Streptomyces sp. CNQ-509 DNA window includes the following coding sequences:
- a CDS encoding trypsin-like serine protease → MRITRTLPTLVAALLAALAFGTTAVAADHSSARGAADVTAAAQARTPEGPPSTKIIGGGYAQSGPWAARLFSNGRQTCSASIIAPTWILTAKHCVSGGGLSFRIGSLDQTSGGTLANGVQTYTHSSDLALVRLDRSVSTTYATLGQPGSVTVGQSVQVYGWGATSQCGSEINCQSQYLKVANVTVTGGCTDAYGGNAICARRGDGITAGGDSGGPMMANGVQVGVASTSDRQTTTAYTNVTRYRSWIQSIAGV, encoded by the coding sequence TTGCGAATAACCAGGACACTCCCCACACTCGTCGCCGCGCTGCTGGCCGCCCTCGCCTTCGGCACCACCGCAGTCGCCGCCGACCACTCGTCCGCCCGCGGCGCCGCCGACGTCACCGCGGCCGCCCAGGCCCGTACGCCCGAAGGGCCGCCGTCCACCAAGATCATCGGCGGTGGCTACGCCCAGAGCGGCCCCTGGGCCGCACGGCTGTTCTCCAACGGCCGCCAGACGTGCAGCGCGTCGATCATCGCACCCACCTGGATCCTCACCGCCAAGCACTGCGTCAGCGGCGGCGGGCTGTCCTTCCGCATCGGCAGCCTCGACCAGACCAGCGGCGGCACCCTCGCCAACGGCGTGCAGACCTACACCCACTCCTCCGACCTGGCGCTGGTCCGGCTCGACCGGTCCGTCTCCACCACGTACGCCACGCTCGGCCAGCCCGGTTCCGTGACGGTCGGCCAGAGCGTCCAGGTCTACGGCTGGGGCGCCACCTCGCAGTGCGGCTCCGAGATCAACTGCCAGTCCCAGTACCTGAAGGTCGCGAACGTCACCGTCACCGGCGGCTGCACCGACGCCTACGGCGGCAACGCCATCTGCGCCCGGCGCGGCGACGGCATCACGGCCGGCGGCGACTCCGGCGGTCCGATGATGGCGAACGGCGTCCAGGTCGGCGTCGCGTCCACCAGCGACCGGCAGACCACCACCGCGTACACGAACGTCACGCGGTACCGCTCCTGGATCCAGTCCATCGCCGGTGTCTGA